The following are encoded together in the Deinococcus malanensis genome:
- a CDS encoding TrmB family transcriptional regulator — MSAVIHLQALGLTEYEARAYTALLALGRAVPARVARQAGIPRPKIYETLERLEGRGLAAKVGQNPLEYAPLSAREYLARARRSFDDRLGALDRDLSRLAPDPAPEAVYHLYGEAAIRSLCEDLTLNARQHIYMAGEPAVGDMLERLTPRGVTLHRTHLTDLPAIAAQGQRAFLLARDGEAALIAHFIEEGGSGEAHGVHTHNPVIIHLIEGYVDLASKHLSAPR, encoded by the coding sequence ATGAGTGCCGTGATTCACCTTCAAGCGCTGGGCCTCACCGAGTATGAAGCCCGCGCCTACACTGCCTTGCTGGCTCTGGGACGCGCCGTGCCGGCCCGCGTGGCCCGTCAGGCCGGCATTCCCCGCCCCAAGATCTACGAGACGCTTGAGCGTCTGGAAGGTCGTGGCCTGGCGGCCAAAGTAGGCCAGAACCCCCTTGAATACGCCCCGCTGAGTGCGCGTGAGTATCTGGCGCGGGCCCGCCGCTCCTTTGACGACCGGCTGGGCGCCCTGGACCGTGACCTCTCGCGCCTAGCCCCTGACCCGGCGCCGGAGGCGGTCTATCACCTGTACGGGGAAGCAGCCATCCGCAGTCTGTGCGAAGACCTCACGCTGAATGCCCGCCAGCATATCTATATGGCGGGCGAGCCAGCAGTCGGCGACATGCTCGAACGGCTCACGCCCAGGGGGGTCACGCTGCACCGCACCCACCTTACCGATCTGCCGGCTATTGCTGCACAGGGACAGCGCGCTTTCCTGCTGGCCCGCGACGGCGAAGCCGCGCTGATTGCTCACTTTATCGAGGAGGGAGGCAGTGGAGAGGCGCACGGCGTTCACACACACAATCCCGTCATCATTCACCTCATTGAGGGGTATGTCGACCTGGCCTCGAAGCATCTTTCGGCCCCCCGTTGA
- a CDS encoding tyrosine-type recombinase/integrase, whose translation MTGERTKKAEKKTKARGNGEGTVWKEGDVYRWQVTLGYKTDGKRITRSGRAASKKAAHDAMNKVQADYSRGLIGEPAKVTVAEYAGRWQRRQLQVTPRTANQYGEELAYALEYIGDMRLQDVRPHHMKDLMVTLSKRQMHGGTVMSPRTQARVLTRLRSVFREAVTDQIIYVNPMEGVRQVKATRAASAGEALDFDQASRLHTIGTALHAAGLCRQWPAIFTAVSIGLRRGEVMGLTWQDIDLERGVLRIRQTRVMGLEEIEMGDPKTVNSRRDVHLPPSLVAVLLDHRAAQEKERQAAGSAWAGTGAVFATALGDWTHPANMERGVKLLVDWSDPERLDQQSGKRTVWQGVPREKRAALMAAVQAGEKLPSISPHDLRHTYATLALRRGVPVEVVSKVLGHARVSITLDVYRHVMDNERRALVVDLFDALPTTPAITLPALN comes from the coding sequence ATGACGGGTGAGCGTACGAAGAAAGCGGAGAAGAAGACGAAGGCGCGTGGCAACGGTGAGGGCACAGTCTGGAAAGAAGGCGACGTGTACCGCTGGCAAGTCACTCTCGGGTACAAGACGGACGGCAAGCGAATCACCCGGTCAGGTCGTGCAGCCAGTAAGAAGGCGGCCCACGACGCCATGAACAAAGTTCAGGCGGACTACTCGCGCGGGCTGATTGGGGAACCTGCAAAAGTGACGGTGGCCGAGTACGCAGGCCGCTGGCAACGGCGACAATTACAAGTCACGCCCAGAACGGCGAACCAGTACGGGGAGGAGCTGGCCTATGCGCTGGAATACATCGGAGACATGCGTCTTCAGGATGTGCGTCCCCATCACATGAAAGACCTCATGGTGACGCTCTCCAAACGCCAGATGCATGGGGGCACGGTCATGTCTCCCCGCACTCAGGCGCGCGTGCTGACCCGGCTGCGCTCTGTCTTTCGGGAAGCGGTCACGGATCAGATCATCTACGTCAACCCGATGGAGGGCGTGCGGCAGGTCAAGGCGACACGGGCAGCTTCAGCAGGAGAGGCGCTGGACTTTGACCAGGCGTCACGACTGCACACCATTGGGACAGCCCTGCATGCGGCTGGGCTGTGTCGCCAGTGGCCCGCCATTTTCACGGCGGTCAGCATCGGTCTGAGGCGTGGCGAAGTCATGGGCCTGACCTGGCAGGACATAGACCTTGAGCGGGGCGTGTTGCGCATCAGGCAAACGCGGGTTATGGGCCTGGAAGAAATCGAGATGGGCGACCCCAAGACGGTCAACTCACGGCGGGACGTTCACCTTCCCCCGTCACTGGTGGCCGTGCTGCTGGACCACCGGGCTGCACAGGAGAAGGAGCGTCAGGCAGCAGGCAGCGCGTGGGCCGGAACGGGCGCGGTCTTCGCGACGGCACTAGGCGACTGGACCCACCCAGCCAATATGGAACGGGGCGTCAAGCTGCTGGTGGACTGGTCAGACCCGGAGCGGCTGGATCAGCAGTCGGGGAAGCGCACTGTCTGGCAGGGAGTCCCACGTGAGAAGCGGGCCGCTCTGATGGCAGCTGTGCAGGCGGGAGAGAAGTTGCCCAGTATTTCGCCCCATGACCTGCGCCACACCTATGCCACGCTGGCCCTGCGTCGGGGTGTGCCGGTGGAAGTAGTGTCGAAGGTGCTGGGACATGCGCGGGTGTCGATCACCCTGGATGTGTACCGGCATGTGATGGACAACGAGAGGCGGGCGCTGGTGGTGGACCTCTTCGATGCGTTACCCACCACGCCAGCCATCACCCTCCCCGCGCTGAATTGA
- a CDS encoding DUF6582 domain-containing protein: MAELTSQQRDDLSDSKFAYIDTKGGRHLPIHDEEHIRNAAARFNQTHFESAKARQQAARQIQVAATKHGVHLDDDDAVIEATR, encoded by the coding sequence ATGGCAGAGCTCACCAGCCAGCAACGCGATGACCTGAGCGACAGCAAATTTGCGTACATCGACACGAAAGGCGGCCGTCACCTTCCCATTCACGATGAGGAGCACATTCGGAATGCCGCCGCCCGCTTCAACCAGACCCATTTTGAAAGCGCCAAGGCAAGGCAGCAGGCCGCGCGACAGATTCAGGTTGCAGCCACGAAGCACGGGGTACACCTTGATGACGATGACGCTGTGATTGAGGCAACCAGGTAG
- a CDS encoding nucleotidyltransferase domain-containing protein yields the protein MSVPELASVVAARLMEVPGVLGVALGGSHVTGTAVAGSDIDLCLAYDARRPFDLDALNALCRKLDDSGQAQACPPGGWGPWVDGGAWLTVEGQQVDVIYREMGRVARSVQDACAGRVELFTQTGHPHGIHAHHYAAELASCWLLADPQGELERLQAQIQPYPEALAQALEAHYSWQPGFWLDATDKGLRRGDRHYAQGCAYQAVMACVQVLCARHRVWLLNEKGALLRAGALPRVSGDFIRRVRLGLEAGETSTLRRLIDEALSGAPG from the coding sequence ATGTCTGTTCCCGAACTGGCTTCAGTGGTGGCCGCCCGCCTGATGGAAGTGCCGGGTGTGCTCGGCGTGGCTCTGGGCGGGTCGCATGTGACGGGCACCGCCGTGGCTGGTTCGGATATAGACCTGTGCCTGGCTTATGACGCCCGGCGGCCCTTTGATCTGGACGCTCTGAATGCCCTGTGCCGGAAGTTAGACGACTCAGGCCAGGCGCAGGCATGCCCACCGGGTGGATGGGGACCCTGGGTGGATGGCGGCGCCTGGCTGACTGTAGAGGGCCAGCAGGTCGACGTGATCTACCGCGAGATGGGCCGCGTGGCCCGCAGCGTTCAGGACGCGTGTGCAGGGCGGGTGGAGCTGTTTACCCAGACAGGCCACCCACATGGCATTCACGCGCATCACTACGCGGCTGAACTGGCCTCATGCTGGTTGCTGGCAGACCCGCAAGGCGAACTGGAACGGCTCCAGGCCCAGATTCAGCCCTATCCGGAAGCTCTGGCACAGGCCCTGGAGGCGCACTACAGCTGGCAGCCCGGCTTCTGGTTGGACGCGACCGACAAGGGGCTGCGCCGTGGAGACCGGCATTACGCGCAGGGGTGTGCCTATCAGGCGGTGATGGCCTGTGTGCAGGTTCTGTGTGCCCGCCACCGGGTCTGGCTGCTGAACGAAAAGGGTGCCCTGCTGCGAGCGGGGGCCCTGCCGAGAGTCTCCGGCGACTTTATTCGCCGGGTTCGGCTGGGCCTGGAAGCAGGGGAGACCAGTACCCTGCGGCGCCTGATAGACGAGGCTCTTTCAGGCGCACCGGGTTAA
- a CDS encoding TubC N-terminal docking domain-related protein, whose protein sequence is MVTHELLRELEGRGVRLVVQGDRLVARGPAGAITPDLSEKIKAQKAELLRQLKKGGRAPLSALPEPLVRLVAAAAGDHLNRPAFLPGGMVSNLGSYVLACAALYACGREPDRQLADLWNAHAVWAH, encoded by the coding sequence ATGGTGACCCACGAACTGCTACGGGAACTGGAAGGCCGAGGAGTCCGCCTGGTGGTGCAGGGAGACCGGTTGGTGGCCCGGGGTCCTGCGGGCGCCATCACCCCTGACCTGTCGGAGAAAATCAAGGCGCAGAAAGCCGAACTCTTGCGGCAGTTGAAGAAGGGGGGCCGTGCGCCCCTCTCTGCTTTGCCTGAACCCCTGGTCCGGTTGGTGGCAGCGGCGGCTGGAGACCACCTGAACCGCCCCGCTTTTCTCCCTGGTGGAATGGTGAGCAATCTGGGCAGCTACGTTCTGGCTTGTGCCGCCCTGTACGCCTGTGGACGTGAGCCTGACAGGCAGCTGGCTGATTTGTGGAACGCGCATGCGGTCTGGGCTCATTGA
- a CDS encoding AAA family ATPase: MTGPTGPRPLQVFTGLNAPDVKPVEWLVEKFLARGAGTLLFGQPGVSKTVHAAHLMACLIAGVPFAHLKTVRRGLRVLYLDFDGSWEWNRELFVAAFRGVGVEGIPESFIYYSPNTEECTRHGEEAGLQTLESLGPSLAATVKEMRVDVVVCDSLGQMMVGDTNSGQDVALALRLGLNPARKAGAAVLVIDHATKSAAGGFGVPTPMGSQQKRAWARVSVALERDENEDGLVTRWSVDKSNTAPFEPFLTRTTFTNDGEVLSTVELDFIGEAGPRVPPRERLDRGAEAQRDILDALQDGPLPRAKLGKGGTFDRALKSLEQTGHVVRLDRGLYALPDPESIAPPHQPLGSGGVVKVVAVVRGADGEELGAW; encoded by the coding sequence ATGACGGGCCCCACTGGACCTCGACCTCTGCAGGTCTTCACTGGACTCAATGCACCTGACGTCAAGCCAGTGGAGTGGTTGGTGGAAAAGTTCCTGGCGCGCGGTGCCGGCACTTTGCTCTTCGGTCAACCTGGTGTAAGCAAGACCGTCCATGCCGCGCATCTCATGGCATGCCTCATTGCCGGGGTTCCCTTCGCCCACCTGAAGACTGTGCGGCGTGGTCTGCGAGTGCTGTACCTGGACTTCGACGGCTCGTGGGAATGGAACCGGGAATTGTTCGTGGCAGCTTTCCGAGGTGTAGGCGTTGAAGGTATCCCGGAGAGTTTTATCTACTACAGCCCAAACACCGAGGAATGCACCCGGCACGGGGAAGAAGCGGGGCTTCAAACGCTCGAATCCCTGGGACCGTCCCTCGCCGCCACGGTGAAGGAAATGCGCGTGGATGTGGTGGTGTGTGACTCCCTGGGGCAGATGATGGTGGGTGACACGAACAGCGGTCAGGACGTGGCACTGGCGCTGCGACTGGGGCTCAACCCAGCCCGCAAAGCAGGCGCGGCGGTCCTCGTCATCGATCACGCCACCAAGTCGGCCGCTGGTGGCTTTGGAGTCCCTACGCCGATGGGCAGCCAGCAGAAACGGGCCTGGGCACGCGTGTCTGTAGCTCTGGAACGCGACGAAAACGAGGACGGGCTTGTGACCCGCTGGAGTGTGGACAAGAGCAACACGGCACCCTTTGAGCCCTTCCTGACTCGCACCACTTTCACCAACGATGGTGAGGTGTTGAGCACGGTGGAACTCGACTTCATTGGAGAGGCTGGGCCACGTGTGCCGCCCCGTGAACGCCTCGACCGTGGGGCCGAAGCACAGCGCGACATTCTGGACGCTTTGCAGGATGGCCCGCTGCCACGCGCCAAACTGGGGAAAGGCGGCACGTTCGACCGGGCGCTGAAGTCATTGGAACAGACCGGCCACGTGGTGCGACTCGACCGGGGACTGTACGCCCTGCCGGACCCGGAATCCATTGCACCACCACACCAACCCCTGGGAAGTGGTGGTGTGGTGAAAGTGGTAGCAGTCGTTCGGGGGGCAGACGGGGAGGAGTTGGGCGCATGGTGA
- a CDS encoding glycosyltransferase family 4 protein, which yields MEPRRKLTFLIHTLKTSGGMERVAATVAGGLTTRGFDVEILTLWGDTSAYPLPSEVRLTTLGLSTDVLEVRKKMPQVIRAIRQHLKRRRPDTLIVTDTFLSLFATPAAFGLRVRQVAWEHFNFHFSFGMRSRQLARGIAAHLAQDVVTLTQRDVAQWRSAFPRARARLQSITNPMPFPSLTDNPYALDSRTVLAVGWLDRRKGFDLLLEAWARVQGDFPGWSLKIIGTGEEEEALRAQAASLGLERWALAPQTSHIEQEYRNAGVFVLPSRFEGLPMVLIESQAHGVPAVAFDCLTGPAEIFETGGGVLVPLEDVEGFARELGGLMADTAARQGLSERAFQGTKRYERERVLDHWMTLLGAR from the coding sequence ATGGAGCCACGAAGAAAGCTGACCTTTTTAATCCACACCTTGAAGACCTCTGGCGGTATGGAACGTGTGGCAGCGACGGTTGCGGGCGGCCTGACAACACGCGGTTTTGACGTGGAGATTCTGACCCTGTGGGGGGACACGAGTGCCTATCCGCTCCCCTCGGAGGTGCGGCTGACCACACTGGGACTCTCCACAGACGTCCTCGAGGTGAGGAAGAAGATGCCACAAGTCATCCGAGCCATCCGTCAGCACCTCAAACGCCGCCGGCCGGACACACTGATCGTCACTGACACCTTTCTCAGCCTCTTCGCCACTCCTGCCGCGTTCGGCCTGCGGGTACGGCAGGTCGCCTGGGAGCATTTCAACTTTCATTTCTCCTTCGGGATGCGCTCGCGGCAGCTTGCCCGGGGGATAGCTGCCCATCTGGCGCAGGATGTGGTGACGCTGACCCAGCGCGACGTGGCGCAGTGGCGCAGTGCCTTCCCCCGAGCCCGCGCCAGGTTGCAGAGCATTACCAACCCGATGCCGTTTCCCTCCCTGACCGACAATCCCTACGCACTGGACAGTCGGACCGTGCTGGCAGTGGGCTGGCTGGACCGCCGCAAAGGCTTTGACCTGCTGCTGGAAGCGTGGGCGCGGGTGCAGGGAGACTTCCCTGGATGGTCGCTGAAGATCATCGGCACGGGCGAAGAAGAGGAGGCACTGCGAGCGCAGGCCGCGAGTCTGGGCCTGGAGCGTTGGGCATTGGCGCCGCAGACCTCTCACATTGAGCAGGAGTACCGGAATGCAGGCGTATTTGTCCTGCCCTCGCGTTTCGAGGGATTACCAATGGTACTGATCGAGTCGCAGGCGCACGGGGTGCCAGCAGTGGCCTTTGACTGCCTGACTGGACCGGCAGAGATATTCGAGACCGGGGGAGGAGTGCTGGTGCCACTGGAGGACGTGGAGGGCTTTGCGCGGGAACTGGGAGGCCTGATGGCGGACACAGCCGCCCGACAGGGTTTGAGCGAGCGGGCCTTCCAAGGCACGAAAAGGTACGAGCGGGAGCGTGTGCTCGACCACTGGATGACTTTGCTGGGAGCACGGTAG
- a CDS encoding HD domain-containing protein has product MFRCRPPLPSFPPGALLVGGAARDWLRGVAPKDFDWATPDPAGAAAQLAQATGGAVFPLDEARGYWRVHTPDGVQHDFVPLPAEVASDLLRRDFTVNALALTSDRQVLDLAQGQKDLRAKRLRMVSAANLWDDPLRAWRAARFEVTLGFRLDSMTESVVREVAGALASSDLALPASERVRDELHALLAHPNAARGIGRLEDLGLLSLTVPELREGRGLEQGGFHHLDVFDHGVEALHQLLARRPEAELPLRWAALLHDVGKPRTRATDPDTGRTTFYGHDRQGAELTNGILTRLKLPGEDVRRAAALVGAHMVPLPSTEREARRFVHWRRELLPDLLSLMLADREAARGPMSSPASRRAYAQGMDRVLAALEEQPAPPPPLLTGQEVMVLLGAGPGPRVGEALRAVAEAAAMGEVRTAQEARDFVAAWNTHSP; this is encoded by the coding sequence ATGTTCCGCTGTCGCCCGCCGCTTCCATCGTTTCCACCCGGTGCGCTGCTGGTCGGTGGTGCAGCACGTGACTGGCTGCGTGGGGTGGCGCCCAAGGATTTTGACTGGGCCACGCCGGACCCGGCCGGGGCCGCAGCGCAGCTTGCTCAGGCAACGGGCGGAGCCGTTTTCCCGCTGGATGAAGCCCGCGGCTACTGGCGGGTGCATACTCCAGACGGGGTACAGCACGACTTTGTGCCTCTTCCAGCTGAGGTGGCGTCGGACCTGCTCCGGCGCGATTTCACAGTCAATGCATTGGCCCTCACGTCCGACCGGCAGGTGCTCGACCTGGCACAGGGCCAGAAGGATCTGCGTGCCAAGCGGCTGAGGATGGTGTCGGCAGCAAACCTGTGGGATGACCCCTTGCGGGCCTGGCGTGCAGCGCGGTTTGAAGTCACCCTAGGGTTCCGCCTGGACTCCATGACCGAAAGCGTGGTCCGTGAGGTGGCAGGTGCTCTCGCCTCCAGTGACCTTGCGCTCCCAGCCTCCGAGCGGGTCCGCGACGAACTACACGCCTTGCTGGCTCACCCAAATGCTGCACGCGGCATTGGGCGCCTGGAAGACCTGGGGCTGCTGAGCCTGACTGTTCCTGAGTTGCGCGAAGGACGCGGTCTGGAGCAGGGCGGATTTCACCATCTGGACGTCTTTGACCACGGCGTAGAAGCCCTGCATCAGCTGCTGGCCCGTCGCCCGGAGGCGGAGCTGCCGCTGCGGTGGGCCGCCCTGCTGCACGACGTGGGCAAGCCACGCACCCGGGCCACTGATCCCGACACCGGACGCACCACGTTCTATGGACATGACCGGCAGGGCGCTGAGCTCACAAATGGGATTCTGACGCGGCTAAAGCTACCGGGAGAGGACGTGCGGCGGGCCGCCGCCCTGGTAGGTGCACACATGGTGCCGCTCCCGTCCACAGAGCGTGAAGCGAGGCGCTTTGTCCACTGGCGGCGCGAGTTGCTGCCTGACCTGCTGAGTCTCATGCTTGCTGACCGCGAGGCAGCGCGGGGCCCCATGAGCAGTCCAGCCAGCCGTCGGGCCTACGCGCAGGGCATGGACCGGGTGCTCGCCGCCCTGGAGGAGCAACCAGCGCCACCGCCACCCCTGCTGACCGGCCAGGAGGTCATGGTCCTGCTGGGTGCAGGACCCGGACCCCGCGTGGGGGAGGCCCTGCGTGCCGTGGCCGAAGCCGCAGCCATGGGAGAGGTACGCACTGCCCAGGAAGCGCGGGACTTTGTGGCGGCCTGGAACACGCACTCGCCGTGA
- the proS gene encoding proline--tRNA ligase, which yields MTQDSGKKDKGAAQGKAAQYGVTPQSVDFNDWYNEVVKKADLADNSPVAGAMVVRPYGSALWENIVRWLDDRFKATGHESLVFPTLIPMGFIMKEADHVEGFAPELFTVSKIGTEELAEPYVMRPTSETIIGHMWSGWLNSYRDLPFLHYQWGSVFRAELRTKAFLRTSEFFWHEGHTAHADEPEARGEVRQMLDIYHEFCRDVLALPVVRGEKTASERFAGAVATYSIEGMMRDGKALQSGTSHYLGQNFSRAFDVKFQTREQKEEYAHTTSWAISSRIIGAIIMTHGDDFGLIMPPRIAPVQVVVIPVGRKDNFDAMVKEGEGLAAELRALGLRVKVDRRDGVTNGFKYNDWELKGVPVRIELGPRDLEQGVVVVKNRNSEAKETLQRAEAVTGMPTRLDGIHHWLLERATSFMLERTLNVDTYDAFQEAIEAGNWVRAYHCAQADCEKAIKDDTKATTRNVPLDDAEFFNERGEGQCVKCGQPSAYGKRVIFGRQY from the coding sequence ATGACTCAAGACAGCGGGAAAAAGGACAAAGGGGCGGCGCAGGGCAAGGCTGCACAGTACGGCGTGACGCCCCAGAGCGTGGATTTCAACGACTGGTACAACGAGGTCGTAAAAAAGGCTGACCTGGCCGACAACAGTCCCGTGGCGGGCGCCATGGTCGTGCGGCCGTACGGCTCGGCTCTGTGGGAGAACATCGTGCGATGGCTCGACGACCGCTTCAAGGCCACCGGCCACGAGTCGCTGGTCTTCCCCACCCTGATTCCCATGGGCTTCATCATGAAAGAGGCTGATCACGTCGAGGGCTTCGCGCCCGAGCTGTTTACGGTCAGCAAGATCGGCACCGAGGAACTCGCCGAGCCCTACGTGATGCGCCCCACCAGCGAGACCATCATCGGGCACATGTGGAGCGGCTGGCTCAACAGCTACCGCGACCTGCCCTTCCTGCACTACCAGTGGGGCAGCGTGTTCCGCGCCGAGCTGCGCACCAAGGCATTCCTGCGCACCAGTGAGTTCTTCTGGCACGAGGGCCACACCGCCCACGCCGATGAGCCCGAGGCCAGGGGCGAGGTACGCCAGATGCTCGACATCTACCACGAGTTCTGCCGTGACGTGCTGGCCCTGCCGGTGGTGCGCGGCGAGAAGACCGCCAGCGAGCGCTTTGCCGGTGCGGTCGCCACCTACTCCATCGAGGGCATGATGCGCGACGGCAAGGCGCTGCAGTCGGGGACCTCGCACTACCTGGGCCAGAACTTCAGCCGGGCTTTCGACGTGAAGTTCCAGACCCGCGAGCAGAAGGAAGAGTACGCGCACACCACGTCCTGGGCCATTTCCAGCCGTATCATCGGGGCGATCATCATGACGCACGGCGACGACTTCGGGCTGATCATGCCGCCCCGCATCGCGCCCGTTCAGGTGGTCGTCATTCCCGTGGGTCGCAAGGACAACTTCGACGCCATGGTGAAGGAAGGCGAGGGGCTGGCCGCCGAACTGCGGGCGCTTGGACTGCGCGTCAAGGTCGACAGGCGCGACGGGGTGACCAACGGCTTCAAGTACAACGACTGGGAACTCAAGGGCGTGCCGGTGCGCATCGAACTTGGCCCTCGGGATCTGGAGCAGGGCGTGGTCGTGGTCAAGAACCGCAACAGCGAAGCGAAGGAGACTCTGCAACGCGCTGAAGCGGTCACCGGGATGCCCACGCGCCTTGACGGTATTCACCACTGGCTGCTGGAACGTGCAACCAGCTTCATGCTGGAACGCACCCTGAACGTGGACACCTACGACGCCTTTCAGGAAGCCATCGAGGCAGGCAACTGGGTGCGCGCCTATCACTGCGCCCAGGCCGACTGCGAGAAGGCCATCAAGGATGACACCAAGGCCACCACGCGCAATGTGCCCCTGGACGACGCCGAGTTCTTCAACGAGCGCGGCGAGGGCCAGTGCGTGAAGTGCGGCCAGCCCAGTGCCTACGGCAAGCGTGTGATTTTCGGACGACAGTACTGA
- a CDS encoding glycoside hydrolase family 13 protein, with protein sequence MTPQDHTHDAHPLTPDWVKDAVFYQIFPDRFARSGRVTGLNLQSWGDAPHFNKYMGGDLWGVLERLDYIQSLGVNAIYFCPVFQSASNHRYHTHDYYQVDPMLGGNEALRALIDAAHARGIRVVLDGVFNHASRGFFQFNDLLEQGDASAYRDWFHVEGWPLRPYDDSRPANYAAWWGNPALPKFNTNNVAVRNFLWNVAEHWIRFGIDGWRLDVPNEIDDDSFWQEFRRRVKALNPDAYIVGEIWGDAHRWLAGDQFDAVMNYHFTRPCLAFFGAGTLDHAMNERSGTGLVAPMTAEAFAARMDEVTRMYHPEVVRAQLNLLDSHDTARYLSAVGGDASAHRLALIFLMTYVGAPCLYYGDEIGLPGGPDPDCRRAFPWNEGTWDHVTLNLTRRLTAARHASTALQRGDFRVTHACGQHLVFAREHASGSAYVALNCASLPARLPVQAQPGDYRDALSGQICTLDAQGEVNIPARGAVVLLPV encoded by the coding sequence ATGACCCCGCAGGACCATACGCATGATGCCCACCCCCTGACACCCGACTGGGTCAAGGACGCCGTGTTCTACCAGATCTTCCCGGACCGTTTCGCGCGAAGTGGCCGCGTTACAGGACTTAACCTCCAGTCCTGGGGAGATGCGCCTCATTTCAACAAATACATGGGGGGCGACCTGTGGGGCGTGCTGGAGCGGCTGGACTACATCCAGAGCCTGGGCGTCAATGCCATCTACTTCTGCCCGGTGTTTCAGTCGGCCAGCAACCACCGCTACCACACGCACGACTACTATCAGGTGGACCCCATGCTGGGGGGTAACGAGGCGCTGCGGGCCCTGATCGACGCGGCTCATGCACGCGGTATCCGGGTGGTGCTCGACGGCGTGTTTAACCATGCCAGTCGTGGTTTTTTCCAGTTCAACGACCTGCTGGAACAGGGCGACGCCAGCGCCTACCGCGACTGGTTCCATGTGGAGGGCTGGCCGCTGCGTCCCTACGACGATTCCCGGCCGGCCAACTACGCGGCGTGGTGGGGCAACCCGGCGCTTCCCAAGTTCAACACCAACAATGTGGCAGTGCGGAACTTCCTGTGGAACGTGGCCGAGCACTGGATCCGCTTCGGGATCGACGGCTGGCGCCTGGACGTGCCCAACGAGATCGACGACGACAGCTTCTGGCAGGAGTTCCGCCGGCGTGTCAAGGCCCTGAATCCTGACGCCTACATCGTTGGAGAGATCTGGGGCGACGCCCACCGCTGGCTGGCTGGCGACCAGTTCGACGCGGTCATGAACTACCACTTCACGCGGCCGTGCCTGGCATTTTTTGGCGCCGGCACCCTGGATCACGCGATGAATGAACGCAGTGGGACCGGTCTGGTCGCCCCTATGACCGCCGAAGCTTTTGCAGCGCGCATGGACGAGGTCACGCGGATGTACCACCCAGAGGTGGTGCGGGCACAGCTGAACCTGCTCGACTCCCACGACACGGCCCGCTACCTGAGCGCCGTGGGCGGCGACGCCAGCGCCCACCGGCTGGCCCTGATCTTCCTGATGACCTATGTGGGAGCCCCATGCCTGTACTACGGCGACGAGATCGGCCTGCCCGGGGGTCCTGACCCGGACTGCCGGCGGGCGTTCCCCTGGAACGAGGGTACCTGGGACCACGTCACGCTGAATCTGACGCGCCGGCTGACGGCCGCGCGCCACGCCAGCACGGCCCTGCAACGCGGCGACTTCCGGGTCACCCACGCCTGCGGCCAGCATCTGGTGTTTGCCCGCGAGCATGCCTCCGGCAGCGCGTACGTGGCGTTGAACTGCGCTTCCTTGCCCGCTCGCCTGCCGGTTCAGGCGCAGCCTGGTGACTACCGTGATGCCCTCAGCGGCCAGATCTGCACGCTTGACGCCCAGGGTGAAGTCAATATTCCGGCGCGCGGCGCCGTGGTGCTCCTGCCTGTCTAA
- a CDS encoding helix-turn-helix domain-containing protein, with protein MNDEIRAAVDARLQDKGLSRSDLARAIGKTPQAITRALNGGKDGGGQVPGIWAAILETLDLELVAQPKQDG; from the coding sequence ATGAACGATGAAATACGAGCCGCCGTGGACGCCCGACTGCAGGACAAGGGGTTGAGCAGGTCAGACCTTGCCCGTGCCATAGGGAAAACGCCACAGGCCATAACCCGTGCTCTTAACGGCGGAAAGGATGGGGGCGGGCAGGTGCCCGGTATCTGGGCTGCAATTCTCGAAACCTTGGATCTGGAACTCGTGGCGCAACCCAAGCAGGACGGCTGA